The following are from one region of the Paenibacillus bovis genome:
- a CDS encoding HSP90 family protein, which yields MSNPNNYRFQVNLSGMINILSNHLYSNPRVFLREVMQNAVDAITARNQLETDYQGKVHIELAGSGAGSTLIIEDNGVGLTEEDIHEFLAQIGQSSKRGEAAFTGETTFIGRFGIGLLSCFMVSDEIVMVTRSAKGGPTLEWRGQPDGTYSIRTLDTDLSAGTKVYLRCKAGSEMYYEPQELERGLYYYGALLPYPITFNNGTSSKVVNDYRPVWIQDPDLARSNREEVLQYGERLMGEQFRDFIPLRTASGRTAGIAYVLPHAVNLNAKRSHQVYLKYMLVSDKAENILPDWAFFVKCLIWTDELQPTASREHFYENERLEEVRDELGEAIRSELMRMADYDPDRLQHIIQLHALSMKALATEDAEFYRIVHRWLPFETTYGRRTLGEMLKEHDHIHFTLTLDEYRQITHVASAQSLLVVNGGYIYDAELMALLPDVNEQVVTERLLPEDVSMSFTDLTPQERKDYYEKTRLADMALQRFRCQIQLKRFKPAELPALFTLSKESSDLRSLEAAKEVSTDTLSSILGSLGSSMQQSAYSTLYLNLDNPVVRRIFQPGSEEMMQVAVEMLYVNALMMGHYPMNKQEMAVLNQGILRFIEWGLSAGGRGDSL from the coding sequence ATGAGCAACCCGAATAATTACCGCTTTCAGGTGAACCTGAGCGGCATGATCAATATTTTATCGAATCATTTATACAGTAATCCACGGGTGTTCCTGCGTGAAGTAATGCAAAATGCAGTGGACGCCATTACCGCACGAAACCAATTAGAAACAGATTATCAGGGCAAAGTGCATATCGAGCTGGCCGGAAGTGGCGCAGGCTCTACACTGATTATCGAAGATAACGGGGTCGGTCTGACCGAAGAGGATATTCATGAATTTCTGGCACAAATCGGCCAGTCTTCCAAGCGCGGCGAGGCTGCTTTTACCGGCGAGACGACATTTATCGGACGCTTTGGTATTGGTCTGCTGTCCTGCTTTATGGTCAGTGACGAGATTGTTATGGTAACCCGCTCGGCCAAAGGTGGTCCGACACTGGAATGGCGCGGACAGCCGGATGGTACATACAGTATCCGTACTCTGGATACCGATCTGTCGGCAGGAACCAAGGTATATTTGCGCTGCAAGGCAGGTAGTGAGATGTACTACGAACCGCAGGAGCTCGAACGCGGATTGTATTACTATGGAGCACTGCTGCCTTATCCGATTACGTTCAATAATGGTACATCCAGCAAAGTGGTCAATGATTATCGTCCGGTCTGGATTCAGGACCCGGATCTGGCGCGCAGCAATCGGGAAGAAGTATTGCAATATGGCGAACGGTTGATGGGCGAGCAGTTCAGGGACTTTATTCCGCTGCGTACTGCTTCCGGGCGTACGGCAGGGATTGCCTATGTGCTGCCGCATGCAGTCAATCTGAATGCCAAGCGTTCCCATCAGGTCTATCTCAAATATATGCTTGTCTCCGACAAAGCGGAGAATATACTGCCGGACTGGGCTTTTTTTGTGAAGTGTCTGATCTGGACCGATGAACTGCAGCCTACAGCATCACGGGAACATTTTTATGAAAATGAACGGCTGGAAGAAGTGCGCGATGAGCTTGGGGAGGCGATCCGCAGCGAACTGATGCGTATGGCTGATTATGATCCCGACCGGCTGCAGCATATTATCCAGCTGCATGCCCTATCGATGAAAGCATTGGCAACCGAAGATGCCGAGTTCTACCGGATTGTTCATCGCTGGCTGCCATTCGAGACGACCTATGGACGGCGTACACTCGGTGAGATGCTCAAAGAGCATGATCATATTCACTTTACGCTGACACTGGACGAGTATCGCCAGATTACCCATGTAGCTTCGGCACAGTCGCTGCTGGTGGTCAATGGTGGATATATCTATGACGCCGAGCTGATGGCCCTGCTGCCTGATGTAAATGAACAGGTCGTAACCGAGCGTCTGCTGCCGGAAGATGTGTCGATGTCCTTTACCGACCTCACACCGCAGGAACGCAAGGATTACTACGAAAAAACCAGACTGGCAGATATGGCGCTGCAGCGGTTCCGCTGTCAGATCCAGTTAAAGCGATTCAAACCGGCCGAGCTGCCGGCATTATTTACCCTGTCCAAGGAATCTTCGGATCTGCGTTCTCTGGAAGCTGCCAAGGAAGTAAGCACAGATACGCTGTCTTCGATTCTCGGCTCACTGGGTTCCAGTATGCAGCAGTCTGCTTATTCGACACTGTATCTGAATCTGGACAATCCGGTGGTTAGACGCATTTTCCAGCCGGGCAGTGAAGAGATGATGCAGGTGGCTGTCGAGATGCTGTATGTGAATGCACTGATGATGGGTCACTATCCGATGAACAAACAGGAGATGGCTGTGCTGAATCAGGGCATTCTGCGATTTATCGAATGGGGATTGTCTGCAGGCGGTAGAGGAGACTCGTTGTGA
- a CDS encoding methyl-accepting chemotaxis protein, which yields MTTNQQDQMVTDALVVKSLEKNLAIIRFDRNRQVAYVNPIFAGAMGYTPAAMLGMSHKSFCFPEFVNSPEYEMMWKSLFSGKSFQDKIKRMDAHGNALWLEATYMPVFNEAGTQVIGVTKIAANITTRQNNITNVVQDMQSMADELTHRAETGTQRNQDLLSSINKIAQASMENTSTLQNLHQQAHAIQGVVQTIRDIASQTHLLALNAAIEAAHAGEYGRGFDVVAKEVRKLSGMVEKSIIEVKNSVDSITQEINKISDGTTGVQSDVEKSQQQIQIAIDEFSTIASSAQQLDMQARKVSDIV from the coding sequence ATGACAACCAACCAACAGGATCAAATGGTAACCGATGCGCTTGTAGTAAAATCTTTGGAGAAGAATTTGGCTATTATCCGTTTTGACAGAAATCGTCAGGTCGCTTATGTAAATCCTATTTTTGCAGGAGCTATGGGATATACACCGGCTGCTATGCTGGGTATGAGTCACAAATCATTCTGCTTTCCCGAATTTGTAAACAGTCCTGAATATGAAATGATGTGGAAAAGCTTGTTTTCCGGAAAAAGCTTCCAGGATAAAATCAAACGCATGGATGCCCATGGTAATGCCCTCTGGCTGGAAGCTACTTATATGCCTGTATTTAACGAAGCGGGAACCCAAGTAATCGGTGTTACCAAGATTGCGGCCAATATTACGACACGCCAGAACAATATTACGAATGTGGTACAGGATATGCAAAGTATGGCCGACGAGCTAACTCACCGTGCCGAGACCGGTACTCAGCGTAATCAGGATCTGCTGTCCAGTATCAACAAGATTGCCCAGGCTTCAATGGAAAACACGTCTACTCTTCAAAATCTGCATCAGCAGGCTCATGCTATCCAGGGAGTTGTACAGACGATTCGCGATATTGCTTCCCAGACGCATCTGCTGGCGCTCAATGCAGCGATCGAAGCGGCTCATGCCGGTGAATATGGACGAGGATTTGACGTTGTGGCCAAGGAAGTCCGCAAATTATCCGGGATGGTCGAAAAGTCCATTATCGAAGTAAAAAACAGCGTAGATTCTATCACTCAGGAAATCAATAAAATCTCGGATGGAACTACCGGCGTACAAAGTGATGTAGAGAAGAGCCAACAGCAAATTCAGATTGCTATTGATGAATTTTCCACGATTGCTTCTTCCGCTCAGCAGCTGGATATGCAAGCACGCAAAGTCTCCGATATCGTCTAA
- a CDS encoding HD domain-containing protein produces MTTSNNRQFNNLQPSEMKTSPPDHLIDAIQVDDAPGLSSARQQMLDKTEAFVRTELSGETSGHDWWHIHRVVQMTRRLAAAEQADLFVCTMAALLHDIPDEKLNVSKEAGMERLNYWLDEQPLEQQDREHILEIIGNMSYNGGNNPPMRTIEGQVVQDADRLDAIGAIAIARCFVYAGHVGDLMYDPEVPVRENMTAEEYRNGQSTAINHFHEKLLKLKDRINTPAAREIAEERHQYMQDYVDRFYREWNGI; encoded by the coding sequence ATGACAACTTCTAATAACCGTCAGTTTAATAATTTGCAGCCATCTGAAATGAAAACTTCACCTCCCGACCATCTTATAGATGCGATCCAAGTAGATGATGCTCCCGGTCTATCTTCTGCCAGACAGCAGATGCTGGATAAGACCGAAGCGTTTGTACGAACCGAACTGAGTGGAGAGACAAGCGGGCATGACTGGTGGCATATTCATCGGGTTGTGCAAATGACCCGCCGTCTGGCTGCAGCCGAGCAAGCAGATTTATTTGTCTGCACCATGGCTGCTCTGCTGCATGATATCCCCGACGAGAAATTAAACGTGTCCAAGGAAGCAGGGATGGAGCGTCTGAATTACTGGCTGGATGAGCAGCCACTGGAGCAGCAGGACCGCGAGCATATCCTGGAGATTATCGGCAATATGTCATATAACGGAGGCAATAACCCTCCGATGCGTACGATAGAAGGACAGGTCGTACAGGACGCCGACCGGCTGGATGCGATCGGAGCAATTGCAATCGCGCGCTGTTTTGTCTATGCCGGCCATGTAGGGGATCTGATGTACGATCCAGAGGTACCGGTACGGGAGAATATGACTGCGGAGGAATACCGCAATGGACAGAGTACCGCGATTAACCATTTTCACGAGAAGCTGCTCAAGCTCAAAGACCGGATCAATACACCGGCAGCCCGCGAGATTGCCGAGGAGCGCCATCAGTACATGCAGGACTATGTCGACCGCTTCTACCGGGAATGGAATGGTATCTAA
- a CDS encoding thioesterase II family protein, whose product MQQYNLNARRIRLFAFAYAGGSSTIFNSWKKQLHPDIELIPVELPGHGSRMSEPLLERMEQVIESAWQDIQPYLQDNRDFAFIGHSMGSMLAFEMIHKVHRETGRYPICSFFAGRVPPHISRDHQWGALPDDQFMEKVRTLGGLPDAVLEHEELLQLFLPILRADFRLVEDYRYDGQYPLLPLPIFVMTGEQDDMTNEDIQGWSSYSAISCRYFTYPDGHFFINTCAEQVIRDVNNTFAGIIHSQSSAHRS is encoded by the coding sequence ATGCAACAGTATAATCTCAATGCGCGCCGAATCCGCTTGTTCGCTTTTGCCTATGCAGGTGGCAGCAGCACTATATTTAACAGCTGGAAAAAGCAGCTCCATCCCGATATCGAGCTGATCCCGGTTGAGCTTCCCGGACATGGGAGCCGAATGAGCGAACCGCTGCTGGAGCGGATGGAACAGGTGATCGAGAGCGCATGGCAGGATATCCAGCCTTACCTGCAGGATAACCGCGACTTTGCCTTTATCGGTCACAGCATGGGCAGTATGCTGGCTTTTGAAATGATACATAAAGTGCACCGCGAGACCGGACGCTATCCAATCTGCAGTTTTTTTGCCGGACGGGTACCGCCGCATATTAGCCGCGATCATCAGTGGGGCGCCCTGCCAGACGATCAATTTATGGAAAAAGTCCGTACACTCGGCGGTCTGCCGGATGCTGTACTGGAGCATGAAGAGCTGCTGCAGCTGTTCCTCCCAATCCTGCGCGCCGACTTCCGATTGGTCGAAGACTACCGATACGATGGTCAATACCCGTTACTGCCGCTGCCGATCTTCGTCATGACCGGAGAGCAGGACGATATGACAAACGAGGATATTCAGGGCTGGAGCAGCTATTCTGCCATCTCCTGCCGCTATTTCACCTATCCCGATGGACACTTCTTCATCAATACCTGCGCTGAACAGGTCATACGAGATGTTAACAACACCTTTGCCGGAATCATCCATAGCCAAAGCAGCGCACACCGATCATAG
- a CDS encoding B12-binding domain-containing radical SAM protein, with amino-acid sequence MKVVLSTLNAKYIHTSLAIRCLKAYSEKDFDIELAEYTIKDPVMNIVSDLYQRRPDVIGFSCYIWNIEETIKVIDVLRKVLPEVKIILGGPEVSYDTEHWMNRLTNVDFIVVGEGEETFHHLLQEIEGAGKYHFIYGVAYRKGEEVIVMPGRPKQDLNELPSPHRFAEDVADLGKRVVYFETSRGCPFSCQFCLSSIEVGVRYFDIERTKSDILYLIENGAKLIKFVDRTFNIKRDYALEMFRFLIENHNGCTFQFEITADIMRPEVLDYLAEHAPPGVFRFEIGVQSTNDPTNELVKRRQNFTKLSRTVTKIRESGKIDQHLDLIAGLPMEDYNTFRKTFNDVFALGPEELQLGFLKMLRGTGLRIDADKYEYTYMDQAPYEILSSHMLSFDDIVRLKRLEDVLEKYWNAHRMDYTLHYLMKDEFSSPFDFFQEFGNYWEAQGWQKIGHQLEDLFIRLQSFLRDRGTERMDVILGLMKLDYFLNHKYKPRKIWWEPTVDKSRLNQHIQRAVRQPETISAEFAELDLDDKDMHKHMVMEELPFRLDQLLAGVPITGAQGRSLLMVAYQQNEQQKPLFFVAALTSERAAL; translated from the coding sequence ATGAAAGTCGTACTGTCCACCTTGAATGCCAAATACATTCACACATCCCTGGCGATTCGTTGTCTCAAAGCCTATAGCGAAAAAGATTTCGATATCGAGCTGGCAGAATACACGATCAAAGATCCCGTGATGAATATCGTCTCCGATCTGTATCAGCGTCGCCCAGATGTAATTGGATTCTCCTGTTATATCTGGAATATTGAAGAGACGATCAAAGTCATTGATGTGCTGCGGAAAGTACTGCCGGAAGTAAAAATCATTCTCGGTGGTCCGGAAGTGTCCTACGATACCGAACATTGGATGAACCGCCTGACCAATGTGGATTTTATAGTGGTTGGAGAAGGGGAAGAGACGTTCCATCATCTTCTTCAGGAGATTGAAGGGGCGGGCAAATATCATTTTATTTATGGAGTCGCCTACCGCAAAGGGGAAGAAGTCATTGTCATGCCTGGCCGTCCAAAGCAGGATCTGAATGAGCTGCCCAGTCCGCATCGTTTTGCCGAAGATGTTGCAGATCTGGGCAAGCGGGTCGTTTATTTTGAAACGAGCCGCGGCTGTCCGTTCAGCTGCCAGTTCTGCCTGTCGAGTATCGAGGTGGGTGTACGGTATTTTGATATCGAACGCACCAAAAGCGATATCCTATATCTAATCGAAAATGGGGCCAAGCTCATCAAGTTTGTGGATCGTACTTTTAATATCAAGCGGGATTATGCACTGGAGATGTTCCGGTTTCTGATCGAGAATCATAACGGGTGTACATTCCAATTTGAGATTACAGCTGATATTATGCGGCCGGAAGTACTGGATTATCTGGCCGAACATGCACCGCCCGGCGTATTTCGCTTTGAGATCGGTGTGCAGTCAACGAACGACCCGACCAATGAGCTGGTCAAACGCCGCCAGAATTTCACCAAATTGAGCCGTACCGTAACCAAAATCAGGGAGTCCGGTAAAATCGACCAGCATCTCGATCTGATCGCCGGCCTGCCAATGGAGGATTACAACACTTTTCGTAAAACATTTAACGATGTATTCGCGCTTGGCCCGGAAGAACTGCAGCTGGGATTCCTCAAAATGCTGCGCGGTACCGGTCTGCGAATCGATGCGGACAAATATGAATATACCTATATGGATCAGGCACCGTATGAGATTCTGAGCAGTCATATGCTGTCTTTTGATGATATTGTCCGGCTCAAGCGGCTGGAGGATGTACTGGAAAAGTACTGGAATGCTCACCGGATGGATTATACCTTGCACTATCTGATGAAAGATGAATTCAGCTCGCCGTTCGACTTTTTCCAGGAGTTCGGCAATTACTGGGAAGCACAGGGCTGGCAAAAGATCGGTCACCAGCTGGAAGATTTGTTTATCCGTCTGCAATCCTTTTTGAGAGATCGCGGTACAGAGCGAATGGATGTGATTCTGGGGTTGATGAAACTGGATTACTTCCTCAATCATAAGTACAAGCCGCGCAAAATCTGGTGGGAACCCACGGTAGATAAATCCCGGCTTAACCAGCATATTCAGCGGGCTGTCCGGCAGCCGGAGACGATCTCGGCGGAATTTGCAGAGCTGGATCTGGATGACAAAGATATGCACAAGCATATGGTCATGGAAGAACTGCCTTTCCGTCTGGATCAATTGCTGGCTGGCGTACCGATCACCGGTGCACAGGGACGCAGCCTGCTGATGGTCGCCTATCAGCAAAACGAACAGCAAAAACCGCTGTTTTTTGTAGCGGCATTGACATCCGAGAGGGCAGCGCTGTAA
- a CDS encoding DinB family protein, with the protein MNSLSHRLQELVIYFQGKLNDIPPDQFSAKPHVGQWSQKEILGHLCDSASHNYIRFVSIALSEEPVRLMDYDQDRWVELNDYQNSYDQQDIILLWMTRNLQIATLLNQIPAEDYEKTCITRSGQEMTLQWLAMDYIAHTIHHFRQMLGSEHLQEILPE; encoded by the coding sequence ATGAATTCACTCAGCCACAGACTACAGGAACTGGTTATCTACTTTCAGGGTAAATTGAATGATATTCCACCCGATCAATTCAGTGCCAAGCCGCATGTTGGCCAGTGGTCACAAAAGGAAATACTGGGACATCTTTGTGACTCGGCTTCGCATAATTATATCCGGTTTGTCAGTATCGCATTGTCGGAAGAACCCGTCCGATTAATGGATTATGATCAGGATCGCTGGGTAGAGCTGAATGATTATCAGAACAGTTATGACCAGCAGGATATCATTCTGCTCTGGATGACGCGCAATCTGCAGATTGCTACACTGCTGAACCAGATTCCTGCTGAAGATTATGAGAAGACATGTATTACCCGCAGCGGACAGGAGATGACACTGCAGTGGCTGGCAATGGATTATATCGCTCATACAATCCATCATTTTCGGCAGATGCTGGGAAGTGAACATCTGCAGGAGATTTTGCCGGAATAA
- a CDS encoding protein phosphatase 2C domain-containing protein, translated as MSYSWVGSRYMFLDEISVSEQKGIHIGRYGGHTLSGANKNEDGLMVLQSETGQWKLAILMDAHQTAESATLVIDYLLSQQEELNRVLNSSDTFERLDYYFNGLFSSRAFREACQTVQGETACLIVYQRDQYIWWFSVGDCAAYLLHPELSKWDQYMLNQRQFYEWIGKVNTFDLPVPCYSSGRRELRSGRNMIVMLTDGVLDGAEGFYNTPSHLYQALYNDNSMSHNLHHILNHLHTHQAYDSATLICWEVDNACEAAIPSDMK; from the coding sequence ATGAGCTACAGTTGGGTAGGCAGCAGATATATGTTTTTGGATGAGATCTCAGTCTCCGAACAAAAAGGCATACATATCGGACGATATGGCGGACATACGCTTAGCGGAGCGAACAAGAACGAAGATGGACTGATGGTGCTTCAGAGTGAGACAGGACAGTGGAAGCTGGCAATACTGATGGATGCCCATCAGACAGCGGAAAGTGCGACACTGGTAATTGATTACCTGCTGAGTCAGCAGGAAGAACTGAACCGGGTACTGAACAGCAGCGATACCTTTGAACGACTAGATTATTATTTCAATGGATTATTCAGCAGCAGAGCGTTTCGTGAAGCCTGTCAGACGGTTCAGGGCGAGACAGCCTGTCTGATTGTATATCAACGCGACCAGTATATCTGGTGGTTCTCGGTAGGGGATTGCGCAGCGTATTTGCTGCATCCCGAGCTGTCCAAATGGGACCAGTATATGCTGAATCAACGGCAATTCTATGAATGGATTGGCAAAGTGAATACATTCGATCTGCCGGTACCCTGCTACAGCTCCGGCCGCCGGGAATTGCGCAGCGGACGCAATATGATTGTGATGCTGACAGATGGCGTGCTGGATGGAGCGGAAGGCTTTTACAATACGCCGTCTCATCTCTATCAAGCGCTGTATAATGACAACAGCATGAGTCACAATCTGCATCATATCCTGAACCATCTGCACACCCATCAGGCTTATGACAGTGCGACACTGATCTGCTGGGAAGTGGATAATGCCTGCGAAGCAGCAATACCTTCGGATATGAAGTAA
- a CDS encoding DUF7716 domain-containing protein — MSRYEDRMADYKRRSRPDSMTFAHLQELVAIHGQLHNEWLYTNVDYWEEDPLHTPVYYFSEEWLWEQEEQGLAVQNDREDLLPAGLANTGIQTWLELATFEDIIDVLRQAKQPVSLTMNVMALKHYYKYDAFLDYDQAASRIQIIQVLQQVAEHKQSEAI, encoded by the coding sequence ATGAGCCGATATGAAGATCGGATGGCGGATTACAAACGGAGAAGCCGTCCAGACAGCATGACTTTCGCACATCTGCAGGAACTGGTCGCTATACACGGACAGCTGCATAACGAATGGCTCTATACCAATGTGGACTACTGGGAAGAAGATCCGCTCCATACGCCTGTCTACTACTTCAGTGAGGAATGGCTATGGGAGCAGGAGGAGCAGGGATTGGCGGTGCAAAATGACCGCGAAGATCTGCTGCCTGCCGGATTGGCGAATACAGGGATTCAGACATGGCTGGAGCTTGCCACATTCGAAGATATCATCGATGTACTCAGGCAGGCCAAACAGCCGGTATCACTAACCATGAACGTTATGGCACTGAAGCATTATTATAAATATGATGCGTTTCTGGATTACGATCAGGCCGCAAGCCGAATCCAAATTATACAGGTACTTCAACAAGTTGCTGAACACAAGCAGTCTGAAGCAATATAA
- a CDS encoding DUF3237 domain-containing protein has protein sequence MQQPTLNKIASLTIQVDTPIDVGVTPMGRRRLIPILSGKVTGQIEGNLLPGGVDSQIIRPDSKTDLSARYVIRTHDNELIYIENNGIRQVSEPYREQAAAGEIIAPEHVYFRTVPVFETSSPRYSWLQDRICIGAATRLPDAVLLDIYEVL, from the coding sequence ATGCAGCAGCCTACGCTTAACAAAATAGCTTCCCTGACGATTCAGGTAGATACACCGATAGATGTGGGTGTGACGCCTATGGGGCGCCGCCGTCTGATTCCGATTCTGTCCGGAAAGGTGACTGGTCAGATCGAGGGAAATCTGCTGCCTGGCGGTGTGGATTCACAGATTATCCGTCCGGATAGCAAAACAGATCTGTCGGCGCGCTATGTTATTCGCACCCATGATAATGAATTGATCTATATCGAAAACAATGGGATTCGCCAGGTCAGTGAGCCTTACCGGGAGCAGGCAGCAGCAGGAGAAATCATCGCACCGGAGCATGTCTATTTCCGCACGGTTCCGGTATTTGAGACCAGCAGTCCGCGTTACAGCTGGTTGCAGGATCGTATATGTATTGGAGCGGCTACCCGTCTGCCGGATGCGGTGCTGTTGGATATTTACGAAGTCCTGTAG
- a CDS encoding glycoside hydrolase family 32 protein, translating into MESSFLKSYRPHLHFAPQQNWINDPNGLVYFEGEYHLFYQHHPHSTVWGPMHWGHAVSTDLIHWEELEIALYPDEQGTIFSGSAVIDWNNTSGLFPDEPGMVAIYTTHLETPDSPNSPYVQSQCIAYSHDRGRTWTKYEHNPVLRSADRKDFRDPKVFWYRPKGYWVMALATGQSISFYTSSNLLDWKLVSEFGAGIGCHEGVWECPDLFRLPVEGTEASKWVLLVSIGDSPELYHGSRTQYFTGSFDGRQFMPDHSNIQWLDYGRDNYAGVSFSDIPQSDGRRIYMAWMNNWRYAHQLPTGSWRGSMTLPRVLSLRSIKDKMVLCQRPVAELDRHFTSKTKLRSLSVADGQAYEVDLPASIADINLHLQHDGIEEFGVIIHHTADQQTTVSYNSGSELLSVKRQLTEDAEYALMFNRPQQIHIPSSSHFGLRIVLDASSVEVFINDGLYSITSLIFPDKTCERISIYTRGGDIRLYDSYIAAAP; encoded by the coding sequence ATGGAATCCTCTTTTCTCAAAAGTTATAGACCGCATCTGCACTTCGCACCGCAGCAGAACTGGATTAATGATCCGAATGGACTCGTTTATTTTGAAGGCGAATACCATCTGTTCTATCAGCATCATCCGCATTCTACCGTCTGGGGACCGATGCACTGGGGTCATGCTGTCAGCACGGATCTGATTCACTGGGAAGAGCTGGAGATCGCTCTCTATCCGGATGAACAGGGGACAATCTTCTCGGGCAGTGCCGTGATCGACTGGAACAATACGTCTGGTCTGTTTCCGGATGAACCGGGTATGGTCGCTATCTATACCACGCATCTGGAGACGCCCGATTCTCCGAATAGTCCATATGTACAGTCCCAATGTATTGCCTACAGTCATGACCGGGGCAGAACGTGGACCAAGTATGAGCACAACCCGGTACTGCGCAGCGCAGATAGGAAAGACTTCCGCGATCCCAAAGTGTTCTGGTATCGTCCCAAAGGATACTGGGTGATGGCGCTTGCGACCGGACAAAGCATTTCGTTCTATACGTCATCCAATCTGCTGGACTGGAAGCTGGTCAGTGAATTTGGAGCCGGTATCGGCTGTCATGAAGGGGTATGGGAATGTCCGGATCTGTTCCGTCTCCCGGTTGAAGGAACCGAAGCGAGCAAATGGGTGCTGCTGGTCAGTATAGGGGACAGTCCGGAGCTGTATCATGGCTCGCGCACGCAGTATTTTACCGGTTCTTTTGACGGACGGCAGTTTATGCCGGATCACTCCAATATCCAGTGGCTGGATTACGGCCGGGACAACTATGCAGGTGTCAGTTTCTCGGATATTCCCCAATCGGATGGTCGCCGTATCTATATGGCCTGGATGAACAACTGGCGGTACGCCCATCAACTGCCAACCGGCAGCTGGCGCGGCTCGATGACACTGCCGCGTGTGCTGTCGCTGCGGTCGATCAAAGACAAAATGGTACTCTGTCAGCGACCGGTCGCAGAGCTGGATCGCCATTTCACCTCCAAAACCAAACTAAGAAGCTTGTCTGTAGCTGATGGTCAAGCATATGAAGTTGATCTGCCTGCGAGCATTGCCGATATCAATCTGCATCTGCAGCATGACGGTATTGAAGAATTCGGTGTGATTATTCATCATACTGCCGATCAGCAGACTACGGTATCCTATAACTCTGGCAGTGAACTGCTGAGTGTAAAACGGCAGCTGACCGAGGATGCCGAATATGCACTCATGTTCAACCGTCCGCAGCAGATTCATATTCCATCCAGCAGTCACTTTGGCCTGCGGATTGTACTGGATGCGTCATCGGTAGAAGTATTTATCAATGATGGACTGTATTCGATCACCAGCCTGATTTTCCCGGATAAAACATGCGAACGGATCTCCATCTATACGCGCGGCGGGGATATACGGCTGTATGACAGCTATATTGCGGCAGCTCCATAA